One window of uncultured Trichococcus sp. genomic DNA carries:
- the hisIE gene encoding bifunctional phosphoribosyl-AMP cyclohydrolase/phosphoribosyl-ATP diphosphatase HisIE: MSKYDALVPDFSKGLLTVVLQHFTNKNVLMVGFMNEEAFELTKRDEVVWFFSRSKDRLWKKGESSEHYQFVKDMYLDCDQDALLIMVDPVGPTCHRNTESCFDVPVAFGLDDLEETIRQRAVGHDEKSYTNYLLDKGTDKIAKKFGEEAFEVVIGAKNHDKEEVANETADLLYHLGVLLYDQGVDVADVTKVLIERHQKKNNFKGERKDVENY, from the coding sequence ATGTCTAAATATGATGCACTGGTGCCTGATTTTTCGAAAGGGTTATTGACTGTCGTTCTTCAGCACTTTACGAATAAAAACGTTTTGATGGTCGGCTTCATGAATGAAGAGGCCTTCGAATTGACGAAACGCGATGAGGTTGTCTGGTTCTTTTCCCGAAGCAAGGACCGACTCTGGAAAAAAGGCGAGTCCAGCGAGCATTATCAGTTCGTGAAGGACATGTACCTGGACTGCGATCAGGATGCTTTGCTGATCATGGTCGATCCGGTTGGACCGACTTGCCACCGCAACACCGAAAGCTGTTTTGATGTCCCGGTGGCCTTCGGTTTGGATGACCTGGAAGAGACCATCCGCCAACGCGCTGTCGGGCACGATGAAAAATCTTACACGAACTATCTGCTGGACAAGGGCACAGATAAAATCGCCAAGAAATTCGGCGAAGAGGCATTTGAAGTCGTCATCGGCGCTAAAAACCACGACAAAGAAGAAGTCGCCAACGAAACGGCAGACCTGCTATATCACCTCGGCGTACTCCTGTACGACCAAGGCGTCGACGTAGCCGATGTCACAAAAGTTCTCATCGAACGCCACCAAAAGAAAAACAATTTCAAAGGCGAACGAAAAGATGTAGAAAATTATTAG
- a CDS encoding DUF503 domain-containing protein produces the protein MNVLAVELSMRLFDSNSLKDKRSVVKSILAKMHQRYNVSIAEVSAQDMLNQTVIGLAVVNSSRVLCQQIVDKIIEEIESNYPVEIYQINEIE, from the coding sequence ATGAACGTGCTAGCTGTTGAACTGTCTATGCGGCTTTTCGATTCCAATTCTTTGAAGGATAAGCGCAGCGTTGTGAAAAGCATCCTTGCCAAGATGCATCAACGGTACAATGTCAGCATTGCGGAAGTATCGGCACAAGATATGTTGAACCAGACCGTCATCGGGTTGGCGGTTGTCAACAGTTCGCGGGTCCTCTGCCAACAAATCGTGGATAAAATCATTGAGGAAATCGAATCGAATTACCCTGTGGAAATCTATCAAATCAACGAAATCGAATGA
- a CDS encoding GNAT family N-acetyltransferase has product MTFSFKDIEHSKSVVKETSLYTHYHNQTALFMYIENYVIFHRVPTFAEFIEAEAYLKSEHQKYNQDFIKFIWPEDCEIPQPIISYLGSNDFSLDVLELYAAPPGTFVPTRTETPSDIKVEWVNADNRNAYLALSAQSDKAVSAEFAEQKQPYTQAKFDNPAFCPIMAICSDEAVGSIDLYLKEESIEIDNFHVAADSRGKGIGTALQQFVMEHADGKTVLLVADAADTAREMYNRQNYTYVSFRYELLKIFK; this is encoded by the coding sequence ATGACCTTTTCTTTCAAGGATATCGAACACAGCAAGTCCGTAGTCAAAGAAACCTCTCTGTACACGCACTATCACAATCAAACGGCCCTTTTTATGTATATCGAAAATTATGTGATTTTCCATCGCGTGCCGACCTTCGCTGAATTTATCGAGGCGGAAGCCTATTTGAAATCAGAGCATCAAAAATATAACCAGGATTTCATTAAATTCATTTGGCCCGAAGATTGCGAAATTCCGCAGCCGATCATTTCCTATCTGGGTTCGAACGACTTCAGCCTCGATGTATTGGAACTGTACGCGGCCCCTCCCGGAACCTTTGTGCCGACGCGGACCGAAACGCCTTCCGACATCAAAGTGGAATGGGTGAATGCCGACAACCGCAATGCCTATCTGGCTTTGTCCGCACAGTCCGACAAGGCAGTCAGCGCGGAATTCGCGGAACAGAAGCAGCCCTACACCCAAGCCAAGTTCGACAATCCGGCATTCTGCCCCATCATGGCCATTTGCTCCGATGAAGCGGTCGGTTCCATCGACCTTTATCTGAAAGAGGAAAGTATTGAAATCGATAACTTCCACGTTGCCGCAGATTCCCGGGGCAAAGGGATCGGAACGGCGCTGCAACAATTCGTCATGGAGCATGCCGACGGGAAGACCGTCCTTTTGGTGGCTGATGCAGCGGATACGGCGCGCGAGATGTACAATCGTCAAAATTACACGTACGTTTCTTTCCGCTACGAGCTCCTGAAAATATTTAAATAA